Proteins co-encoded in one Octopus sinensis linkage group LG6, ASM634580v1, whole genome shotgun sequence genomic window:
- the LOC115212752 gene encoding zinc finger protein 665-like, with the protein MEDNTEKADYQCEICGMQFSSNSLLNLHIQTHIEEKPHNCNVCEKTFANKLQLASHLMVHTGEKPFSCDVCGKTFSSKVYMTQHKIIHTKEKPHHCDICNKTFSRKHQLASHLMVHTGEKPFSCDVCGKTFTSKVYMTQHKIVHSGERPHRCEVCGKAFSRKPQLNSHKLVHTGEKPYNCDICGRAFSSRGNITHHKVIHTGERPHKCDICGKAFPHKGNAVKHKMVHIGEKALQCKICNETFTNCEELKKHKQSHVGEKRHNCDICGKAFSRKSHITRHRMIHTGERPHHCDICGRRFADNDDLKRHIMVHTGQKPYQCEMCGKAFANNGDLKRHRLIHTGEKPYRCDICGKTFSRKSYVTTHQTIHTGERPFSCEICGKTFLVNSNLKKHMTIHVAETYQCNYSFDNEFKISDVLQTGE; encoded by the coding sequence ATGGAAGACAATACTGAAAAGGCAGACTACCAGTGTGAAATTTGTGGCATGCAGTTTTCAAGCAATTCACTGCTTAACCTGCATATACAGACTCATATTGAAGAGAAACCACATAATTGCAAcgtatgtgaaaaaacatttgcaaACAAACTCCAGTTAGCTAGCCACTTAAtggttcatactggagagaaaccattcagctgtgatgtttgtggtaaaacattctcaaGTAAAGTGTATATGACTCAACATAAAATAATCCATACTAAAGAGAAGCCACATCATTGTGACATTTGCAATAAAACATTCTCCAGGAAACACCAGTTAGCTAGCCATTTAAtggttcatactggagagaaaccattcagttgtgatgtttgtggtaaaacatttacaAGTAAAGTGTACATGACTCAACATAAAATAGTCCATAGTGGAGAGAGGCCACATCGCTGTGAGGTTTGTGGGAAAGCATTTTCTAGAAAACCTCAGTTAAATAGTCACAAACtggttcatactggagagaaaccctACAACTGTGACATTTGTGGCAGAGCATTCTCAAGTCGAGGGAACATAACACATCATAAAGTAATTCACACAGGGGAGAGACCACACaaatgtgacatttgtggtaaagcTTTTCCACATAAAGGTAATGCAGTTAAGCATAAAATGGTTCACATTGGAGAGAAAGCATTACAGTGTAAAATTTGTAACGAGACTTTCACAAATTGTGAAGAACTAAAGAAACACAAGCAATCTCATGTAGGAGAAAAACGACAtaactgtgacatttgtggtaaagcTTTCTCTAGAAAATCACACATAACTCGACATAGAATgatccatacaggagagagaccacaccattgtgatatttgtggtagaaGGTTTGCTGACAATGATGACTTAAAGAGACACATAATGGTTCATACTGGACAGAAGCCATACCAGTGTGAAATGTGTGGTAAAGCATTTGCAAATAATGGTGACCTGAAGAGGCATCGACtaattcatacaggtgagaaaccttaccgctgtgatatttgtggtaaaacattttcaagAAAATCTTATGTAACTACACATCAAACAATTCACACAGGAGAAAGACCATTcagttgtgaaatctgtggtaagaCTTTCTTGGTTAATAGTAACTTAAAGAAGCATATGACAATTCATGTAGCAGAAACCTATCAATGTAACTATTCATTTGATAATGAATTCAAGATTTCTGATGTTCTTCAAACAGGAGAATGA
- the LOC115212754 gene encoding zinc finger protein 665-like, with the protein MFETEEKPYRCDVCGELFTSNANLTSHKRTHTAAKPFQCDTCGKAFSTRSSVSRHQVSHTGEKRYRCDICGKAFSYNSGLRAHIHIHTGEKPYHCDVCGKSFSSSSILSDHSHIHIKPFRCDICGKGFSRKRLLVFHKDKHAGRTRYHCEFCGKSFYVKSQLSVHKFIHRGTQPYSCDICGKTFPKKIRLTYHKIIHSTERPYKCDICGKCFSRKAYMKCHRLTHTSKEYHCEICGKAFSHSSNLAAHKRLHTGEKPYHCDVCGKAFSRNSNLSRHKRSHTGEKPYQCEFCEKAFHRKSHLAEHRRIHTGERPYQCQICEKTFYRKDHLADHTRIHTGEKPYQCEICDKAFSTSSHLSDHIRIHTGEKPYQCEICGEAFSRNRNLLRHKPIHTENS; encoded by the coding sequence ATGTTTGAGACTGAAGAGAAACCATACAGATGTGATGTTTGTGGGGAACTGTTTACTAGTAATGCTAATTTAACTTCTCATAAACGAACTCACACAGCAGCAAAACCATTCCAGTGCGACACATGCGGGAAAGCTTTTTCAACCAGGAGCAGTGTATCACGACACCAGGTTagtcacactggagaaaaacgataccgctgtgatatttgtggtaaggcATTTTCGTATAACAGTGGATTAAGAgctcatatacatattcatactggagaaaaaccctaccattgtgatgtctgtggtaaatcattctcaagcAGCAGCATTTTATCAGATCATAGTCATATTCATATAAAACCATTtcgatgtgatatctgtgggaaaggCTTCTCACGTAAAAGACTTTTAGTATTTCATAAAGATAAGCATGCTGGGAGAACACGATATCATTGTGAattctgtggaaaatcattttaTGTAAAAAGTCAGTTATCTGTTCATAAATTTATTCACAGAGGGACTCagccatattcctgtgatatttgtggaaaaACTTTTCCCAAAAAGATAAGATTGACATACCATAAAATTATTCACTCAACAGAAAGACCATataagtgtgatatctgtgggaaatgtTTCTCACGAAAGGCTTATATGAAATGTcatagacttacacacacatctaaggaataccattgtgaaatctgtggcaaaGCATTTTCTCACAGCAGTAATTTGGCAGCTCATAAACGTCTCCACACTGGAGAAAAACCGTATCATTGTGACGTTTGTGGAAAAGCATTTTCTCGAAATTCTAACTTATCTCGTCATAAACGTtctcatactggagaaaaaccatatcagtgcgaATTTTGTGAGAAAGCATTTCATAGAAAATCCCACTTAGCAgaacacagacgtattcacactGGAGAAAGACCATACCAGTGTCAGATTTGTGAGAAAACATTTTATAGAAAGGACCACTTAGCAgatcatacacgtatacacactggGGAAAAACCTTACCAGTGTGAAATTTGTGACAAAGCTTTTTCTACTAGCAGTCATTTATCAGACCATATACGTattcacactggagaaaaaccataccaGTGTGAAATTTGTGGTGAAGCATTTTCTAGGAACAGAAATTTATTACGTCATAAACCTATTCACACAGAAAATTCGTGA
- the LOC115213177 gene encoding SCAN domain-containing protein 3-like codes for MPKRNYDPAYIKYGFIAIERGGKALPQCVLCMKSISNAAMKPSLLKRHLETNHMDKKDRDQGYFQRLGENVKRQRIYKTGQIYQKRAGIVKASYEVVLLEAKNMKAHTIAESIGHASGKDLGQVRDWRGNGGEVGECFCL; via the coding sequence ATGCCGAAGCGAAACTATGACCCTGCGTACATAAAATATGGCTTCATTGCAATCGAACGTGGAGGAAAAGCTCTTCCGCAGTGTGTACTCTGTATGAAGTCCATTTCCAATGCAGCCATGAAACCCAGTCTGCTCAAACGTCATCTTGAGACGAATCACATGGACAAGAAGGACAGAGACCAGGGTTACTTCCAGCGACTTGGCGAGAACGTAAAGCGGCAACGCATATACAAGACTGGCCAGATATACCAGAAGAGAGCAGGAATTGTGAAAGCATCCTATGAAGTTGTTCTCCTGGAGGCCAAAAACATGAAGGCGCATACTATTGCTGAGTCTATCGGACATGCCAGCGGCAAAGACCTTGGTCAGGTACGGGATTGGAGAGGGAACGGCGGCGAAGTTGGAGAGTGTTTCTGTCTCTAA